Within the Trueperaceae bacterium genome, the region CAGCCGATGCGCGGCGAGTTCCTCCGCACCGGCAACCTGGTCAATACGATGGTGGATCAGCTCAGTTCGTTCGCTTCCGAGGTGACTCGCGTCGCTCGTGAGGTGGGGACCGAGGGGAAGCTCGGCGGCAAGGCCGAAGTCGAGGGCGTGGCCGGTACCTGGAAGGATCTGACCGACAACGTCAACTCGATGGCGGCCAACCTCACCGTGCAGTTGCGGGACGTCTCCAAGGTGGCTACTGCCATCGCCCGCGGCGACCTGAGCCAGAAGATCACCGTTAACGTACGCGGCGAGATCCTGCAGATCAAGGAGACCATCAATACGATGGTGGATCAGCTGAGTTCGTTCGCGTCCGAGGTGACTCGTGTCGCTCGTGAGGTGGGGACCGAGGGGAAGCTGGGTGGCCAGGCGAACGTCAAGGGTGTGGCCGGTACCTGGAAGGATCTGACCGAC harbors:
- a CDS encoding HAMP domain-containing protein; the protein is MSPNNSATKSLPVDQTNEARQLVLLNVLNAVKKGDLSARMPMEWTGIDGKIADTLNEIIDLHESASRELERVSDAVGKEGRLSERVAASMAGGVWSRNTESINALISDLAQPTKEIARVIGAVAQGDLEQRMHLEIDGQPMRGEFLRTGNLVNTMVDQLSSFASEVTRVAREVGTEGKLGGKAEVEGVAGTWKDLTDNVNSMAANLTVQLRDVSKVATAIARGDLSQKITVNVRGEILQIKETINTMVDQLSSFASEVTRVAREVGTEGKLGGQANVKGVAGTWKDLTD